TTGGTGCTGGTGAAGCAGTGGGTagggaaagaagtggaaCCATCAGCACAGCTTTATACGGCACCGCTGGCGATGACCGTGGACCCGTACGAGCACAGGGCGGACGTGCGAATGTTAATGCGGGTATCATCCCCCGTGCCGTCAATCAAATCTTTGATATGATCCATAGTGCTGACGAGGCGTTAGAATTTGAGATACGAGCAATGTTCGTTGAGGTGTACATGGAGCGTGTTCGAGATCTTCTTGACCACGGAAACCTCAATCTTCAGGTACGTGAGGGCCCTTCAGGTTTTTATGTGGAAAATTGTAAGTTACCGTACGTGTCAAGCGCAGAGGAGATGATGCAGCTTATCAACTCAGGCGTGTGTCGCAGAGTTACCGCGGCCACAGCCTGCAATGAAGCGAGCAGCCGTAGCCACTGTGTGTTGAACATCACAGTTAAGAGTGTCAACCACACGAAGCACGTTGCAACTGTTGGGAAACTGTTTCTGGTTGACCTTGCGGGGAGTGAAAAAGTTGCCAAGACCCATGTGGATGGAATGCAGctggaagaagcaaaaatgataaaCAAGTCACTCACAACTCTTGGTCATGTGATCATGAGCCTAGCAGACAAACAGGCCCACGTGCCGTACCGTGACAGCAAACTTACACGAATCCTCAAAGACTCTCTTGGAGGCAATTCACGAACGGCACTTGTAGTGTGCTGTAGTCCTTCACAATTTAATGATCAGGAGACGTTATCGACATTGCGCTTTGGAGCGCGCGCACAGAACGTTTGCAACGTAGCGATTGTCAATAAACAACTTACCGCGGAGGAGCTGAAGGGTATGCTGGACCTTGCCCGAGTGGAGATAAAGAGACTTCGAAAGCTGCTCCATGATATGGGTGTCACTGTTCCCAGTAGCGGAAACCACGGTGGTGAGGAGATTAGTGACTGTTTTAGTGGCGTGGCTGAATCTTCCTGTGGAGGCGAGACTTTCGCAACTCGCGTTGCAAGCCCGTGCGACACTGCAGTTCCGGGCCCACATTCTGAAGCGTCGGCGGTGGGGCATCTGGAAGAAACAGACGCTGTTATTAATGCCGACGGGGTGGTGGATGAGAGCTCCGTAAATGAGGGGGATGTGGTGCGGCGAGGGATTTACGATGAATTGTCGGGGGAGGGTATAAGTCCGGAAGTTAGTCACCTGCACGACAACCCGTGTGTGTCTCAAGGAACTACCGAAGCTATTCGTAACCAATTAGCCGAACAAGCAGCGCTGATTAAATTGTTGAGGGAGGAGAACGCTGTTTGGGAAGAGGAACACATGATCGCTGTACGAGAATTGTATGGCTACAGACGCTACGCCGAGCATTGCCGCGAGGTCTTGGGCGAGGTGAGCATTACGGGGGATGTTGTATCTCGACGTATTTCTTCATACAGAGAGCGAGTTCTCGCTATTGTCGCAAAGCTTTGCAGTCATTCGGATACAACAGAAGATAATTTAGCCACACAGAGCAATGAGTACCCTAACCAGATTAAGGAGGGGCGATCCTTGGTTGAATTGGGAGCAACACGCGAGACTTGTTCTTCGGTTTCTAACAACCTTTCCCAACCCTTGTTATCATCTCATATAAGCAGTCGGACAACTATGTGTTCCTTACCAGCTCTTGGTGACGGTACTgcaggaaataataatacaatCACTGGGTCGATGGAACTTGCATGTGCTAGTGTTGAGTCCCCGAATGGAGACACCCTTCAAATccgaaaaaaatatgaagagTTGCAGGGGCGTCTGGCACGCGCAATGGATGAAATTGAGAGGCTTCAAAGCACCAATAGTGTTTTATCACTGGATTTGCAGTTGGCGGAGAAACGGCTCCAAATTCGCCACGAACGCATTGAAAGCCTGAAGTTTGGGTTACGTCAGGAGTCTGCAAGTAACCAAGAGCTGCAGCAGAGTTTGGAAAGGCAAATGTCTGCTCACCGAACAC
This region of Trypanosoma brucei brucei TREU927 chromosome 1, complete sequence genomic DNA includes:
- a CDS encoding kinesin heavy chain, putative; this encodes MQTSRPSADNVHVSCRFRPLSSGERNGGLCVHLEGSNHVVCRVQSCQRLGRSNGAPRQQPIPCNSVGGDGFNRFPSADTAVDQYRFSFARVYPPEVGQDEIYNEVARPIVKDVMKGYNGTLLVYGQTGSGKTHTMFGAGEAVGRERSGTISTALYGTAGDDRGPVRAQGGRANVNAGIIPRAVNQIFDMIHSADEALEFEIRAMFVEVYMERVRDLLDHGNLNLQVREGPSGFYVENCKLPYVSSAEEMMQLINSGVCRRVTAATACNEASSRSHCVLNITVKSVNHTKHVATVGKLFLVDLAGSEKVAKTHVDGMQLEEAKMINKSLTTLGHVIMSLADKQAHVPYRDSKLTRILKDSLGGNSRTALVVCCSPSQFNDQETLSTLRFGARAQNVCNVAIVNKQLTAEELKGMLDLARVEIKRLRKLLHDMGVTVPSSGNHGGEEISDCFSGVAESSCGGETFATRVASPCDTAVPGPHSEASAVGHLEETDAVINADGVVDESSVNEGDVVRRGIYDELSGEGISPEVSHLHDNPCVSQGTTEAIRNQLAEQAALIKLLREENAVWEEEHMIAVRELYGYRRYAEHCREVLGEVSITGDVVSRRISSYRERVLAIVAKLCSHSDTTEDNLATQSNEYPNQIKEGRSLVELGATRETCSSVSNNLSQPLLSSHISSRTTMCSLPALGDGTAGNNNTITGSMELACASVESPNGDTLQIRKKYEELQGRLARAMDEIERLQSTNSVLSLDLQLAEKRLQIRHERIESLKFGLRQESASNQELQQSLERQMSAHRTQLQAARNDALYWRQRYDDLLNHCHTSSSSRKPRATHISPIRRRSLTPTLEGVLVARSPSARAPPSSVATSPGRGVIVKPIRGGGSKLEHAFA